One Aegilops tauschii subsp. strangulata cultivar AL8/78 chromosome 7, Aet v6.0, whole genome shotgun sequence genomic window carries:
- the LOC109745309 gene encoding zinc finger BED domain-containing protein RICESLEEPER 2-like encodes MDEDAYHVILSDDEDGQEEEVEDVNEAGKQKLTSKVWLEMKKMRMNGQWKEKCNYCHKELASGPRAGTKHLAAHLKICTLKMLKMKGGKTLSQPSLKMNAKEDGNIFLDSYTFDQEVARRELGNMLVLHEYPLSIVDHAGFRKYVTVDHQKKGYMAITAHFIDESWKLRNVIMRFVYVPAPHTTEVICEVLYDSLFQWNIDEKLMTVSVDNCSTNDKAIEMIVGKIGKENLPLEDLMGKATLLDPQYKRHMLTACFAMLHGIEPSSYECVELVDALVARLHSLIEEYEVEIDEYKPCEELISSMKAPAIMNIFNDILAKQSPAAARLQGEIDMYLTDGLVPYTEVFSVLDWWKVAGTRYPTLRKVARDIFAIPVTTVALESAFSTSGRILSIRA; translated from the exons ATGGATGAAGATGCATATCATGTCATTCTTtcagatgatgaagatggacaggaggaggaggtggaagaCGTCAATGAAGCAGGCAAACAGAAGCTAACTTCTAAAGTTTGGTTGGAAATGAAGAAGATGAGGATGAATGGACAATGGAAAGAAAAGTGTAACTATTGTCACAAGGAACTTGCTTCAGGACCTAGAGCAGGCACAAAGCATCTTgctgctcatctaaagatttgtaCTCTCAAGATGTTGAAGATGAAGGGAGGCAAAACATTGAGTCAGCCATCATTGAAGATGAATGCTAAGGAGGACGGTAACATTTTTTTGGACAGCTATACGTTTGATCAAGAGGTTGCTAGAAGAGAGCTTGGTAACATGTTGGTGTTGCATGAGTATCCACTGTCTATAGTGGACCATGCTGGTTTTAGGAA ATATGTGACTGTGGACCACCAAAAGAAGGGATATATGGCCATTACAGCTCATTTCATTGATGAATCTTGGAAGCTTCGGAACGTTATCATGAG GTTTGTATATGTTCCAGCACCTCATACAACTGAAGTGATATGTGAGGTGCTCTATGATTCCCTGTTTCAATGGAATATTGATGAAAAACTGATGACAGTGAGTGTGGATAACTGCTCCACCAATGACAAGGCAATTGAGATGATTGTGGGGAAGATAGGGAAGGAGAACCTCCCTTTGGAAG ATCTAATGGGGAAGGCTACACTTCTTGATCCTCAGTACAAGAGGCATATGTTGACTGCTTGCTTTGCCATGCTTCATGGCATTGAGCCATCTTCTTATGAGTGTGTGGAGTTGGTTGATGCATTAGTAGCTAGACTACATTCACTGATAGAGGAGTATGAAGTGGAAATAGATGAATATAAACCATGTGAAGAATTGATTTCTTCAATGAAAGCTCCAGccatcatgaacattttcaatgACATTCTTGCCAAGCAAAGTCCTGCAGCAGCTCGGCTACAAGGTGAAATAGATATGTACTTGACAGATGGCCTAGTGCCGTACACAGAAGTATTTAGTGTGTTGGATTGGTGGAAAGTAGCTGGAACAAGATATCCAACATTAAGGAAGGTTGCCAGAGATATATTTGCCATTCCCGTGACAACAGTTGCTTTAGAGTCGGCATTTAGCACAAGTGGCAGAATACTTAGTATAAGAGCATAG